The Procambarus clarkii isolate CNS0578487 chromosome 4, FALCON_Pclarkii_2.0, whole genome shotgun sequence genomic sequence TTTGGTTTCAATATTCTCTCATTCGTTCCTTCTATATTCGTGTGTTCTGGTCTTTCCATATATCTTCCTGTTTCTCATCCGTCCGTCTGTTCTTGTTCTtctgtctctccgttctgtcaccCCTTCTTCATCTTATTTCTCAGCTCCTTTCTCAGTTCGTCTGGTTCCTCCTTCCTTATTTCTAGTTTCTCCTCTCTCATTTCTAGTTTCTTCTCTCTCATTTCTAGTTTCTTCTCTCTCATTTCTAGTTCCTCCTTCCTCATTTCTAGTTTCTCCTTCCTCATTTCTAGTTTCTCCTTCCTCATTTCTAGTTCCTCCTTCCTCATTTCTAGTTTCTCCTTCCTCATTTCTAGTTCCTCCTTCCTCATTTCTAGTTTCTCCTTCCTCATTTCTAGTTCCTCCTTCCTCATTTCTAGTTCCTCCTCTCATTTCTAGTTTCTCCTTCATCATTTCTAGTTCCTCCTTCCTCATTTCTAGTTTCTCCTTCCTCATTTCTAGTTCCTCCTTCCTCATTTCTAGTTTCTCCTTCCTCATTTCTAGCTTCTCCTTCCTCATTTCTAGTTTCTCCTTCCTCATTTCTAGTTTCTCCTTCCTCATTTCGTCTAGTTTCTCATTTCCTCATGACCTCATTTCAAGAGGTCATTTCATTAGAGATAAGTTAGAAAATGCAGAACTTATCCAATAAGGACAACAGGCTGTTCACTATTGTGAACAGAAATGAACAACGGCCGTTTGAACTCCTCTTGCCAAGTAGAAGGAacattgccggaacaaaagtgaAGCTCTTCAAGAAGCAATTGTTAAGGCGAGAGCAGAAGGCGAGAACGAACAGCTTTGTCGATCAGTAAACTGATTCAACGTTATGTTTCTAAGGATGAGCACAATCCTATAGTGAGGGAAACCTTTCCATAGTGACACCTCAGTTTCTCGCCAGAGTGTAATTGTGATGATTAATGATTGTATTTTGATGATTAATGATGGTACTGTGATGATTAATGATTGTACTGTGATGATTAACGATTGTATTGTGATGATTAATGATTGTATTTTGATGATTAATGATGGTACTGTGATGATTAATGATTGTATTGTGATGATTAATGATTGTATTGTGACGATTAATAATTGTATTTGTGATGTTTAATGATTGTATTGTGATGATTGATGATTTTATTGTGATGATTAATGATTGTTTTGTGATGATTAATGATTGTATTGGGATGATTAATGATGGTA encodes the following:
- the LOC138370426 gene encoding golgin subfamily A member 6-like protein 7 produces the protein MRKEKLEMRKEKLEMRKEKLEMRKEKLEMRKEELEMRKEKLEMRKEELEMMKEKLEMRGGTRNEEGGTRNEEGETRNEEGGTRNEEGETRNEEGGTRNEEGETRNEEGETRNEEGGTRNEREETRNEREETRNERGETRNKEGGTRRTEKGAEK